The stretch of DNA GCAAACTGTTCTAATGTGAGGCTGTACTGTGAACGAGTCTGGTCCCggtttgcagcagcagccgcactgAGCGTCCGCTGTTTCAGTTAACTCGTTCCTTTCACCTTTTAAATAAAGAACTTTCAGTCTGAGGAGGTGACGGCAGAAGAGCGacacccggaggaggaggaggaggaggaggagaagatcagAGGAGCTgacgaggaggatgaagctggaggaggcagaacaAAGGAGGCCATGAAAACCCCTGGTGCTCCAGTTTACTGCATCTGCCGGAAGCCAGACATCAACTGTTTCATGATGTAAGTACAGGACACATCTTAGATCATACATCAGATACCGTCAGGGACACTCACCTGCCTCTTCCTGTATATCTGCTCCTGCATGTGTTGTCCTGTCTatcccctcctgcctcctgtctTACTCTCCTGTGtctcttctgtctttctctccctgcCTGTTTCCTCCTGCATGTGTTCgcctgtctgcctcctcctgtctttctctccatgcctgcctgcctccctcctcctgtctgtacCATCCTATCTTACTCTGCCTGCTTGattcctcctgcctgtccctctgtcAGAGGGTGCGACAGCTGCACTGAGTGGTTTCATGGGGACTGTATTGGCGTGTCGGAGCGAGCAGCCAAATCCATCAGAGTGTGGTACTGTCCGTCCTGCAGAGGTTAGTGTCTCATTGTtccattgtgttttttcttcctgcTGGATTTGGACAAACGTTGACTGGACTGAGCTGTGATCTCACCACACACTTCTATAAACAAACAGTTTCTGTATTTGGTTCAAAACTGAAATTACTGAATTTCTTGACGCAAGATCCACAAAGTGTGTAAACCAGGCTGTGTCTGgacctgctcctctgtccagcaggAGTCTGTGTGCTGAATCCGACTGATGGTGCAGATGCTTTCTTAGCTCTATTTTGTGTCTTCCTCAGACCAAGATTTGTCTCTGGAGATTAAATATCGTCCAAAAAAGACCAAGAAGAGGGAGGATAAACACTCAGAGCCAGAAAGAGATGACAAATTTGACGACAAAGATGGGAACTCCATACCCCAGCCACGAATGGACAGGAGGCGGGGCTGCCAGGTAATAGGAGAGGCTAATGTACATATAGCAGCTTAGCTCCTCTAAGTGGAACTCAGATTTCAGTCAAACTGTGGTCTGTGCCTCAGATCAAGCGTTCAGCCAGGATGTGTGGAGAGTGCCATGCCTGCCTGAGGACGGAGGACTGCGCCCAGTGTGACTTCTGTAAAGACATGAAGAAGTTTGGAGGTCCCAACAAAATCAGACAGAAGTGTAGACTCCGGCAATGTGAGGTCCGAGCCCGGGTATGTGATCCTCAGGCCAACATCTGTTTCCACGCCGCATTCAAATGCACCACGCAAAGAGTTTGTTGAAACATTGAGTCTTCAGGGGGGAATGATTATAACTATCATCTGGATGATTTGTCTGTGAGCAGAAGATGCTTCGTGTACAAGAAGAGGAGATGAGCCGGAGCAGAGGGTGGGGCCCATCACGGAAAGGAGCGGGGCACCAGACtgaggatgacgaggaggaggaggaggaggaggaggaggaggagcaggaggggttCAGTGAGAGCGAGCTGGAACTGTATGAGCAGTACAAAGCTGCTGGATACAGAGACCTGGTCAGTGTGGAGGCATCAGCTGTCAGCACGGTGCTGGCTGTCTTCTGACCTGTCCTCCTGTCACAGGTGTGGCATAGTGAGGAGGACGACACGCAGTCAGACTCTCTGAGAAAGAAGGCGGTGAAGGTGAAACACGTTAAGAGACAAGAGAAGAAGACGGAAAAAAAGGTGAGATCAGTGTGGTTCCTCAAGTTCCAGACAAGCAATTGTAGACTCAATGCATTAGAGCAGAAATATGATACCTCAACAATTATTGTGTGTTAAAGTTTAACTAGCATCCACCATGCGTCTGTCTTTCTGGACTCCACTCATTTGTTTTCAACCTTATGTTTGTGATACAGTCTTCATGTTTGAAGCTCAACAGAGCTGTTAGGGTTCTGTGTCTGGACCAACGCATGTCCTGTCCTGCTGTAGAAGTCTGTGTCTGCTCCTAAAGAAGAGGCAAAGCCTCGGCGTCACAAGGCCAAGCAGCGTCACAGGGAGCGTGTGCGACACAGCGTGCGGGCGGAAAGTGTCGGTGTTAAAGACGTGTCCGGGACCCTGAGGCAGTGTTTGGGTCCTGGATGTGTGGAGCCAGCAAGGACCAATTCCAAGTACTGCTCTGAGGACTGTGGTATGAAGCTTGCTGCCAAGTGAGTTTGCATGTTTGGAAACACATAGTGAACATTAGAACCTTTCTGAGAAAAGACTCATCTGCATCTTCGTTTGTCATCTAACCATTAGAACTCCTTTTAATTCATGTGAGCACATACTAGGATCAGCAATGAAACAGACAAAGAACAGAGTTTCTCGCATGACGGCTTTAGAGACGTGGTCCTGAGTCCAAGTGCTTGTTTTTGTGACTGTCTCAGTCGTATCTATGAGATCCTGCCTCAGAGGATCCAGCAGTGGCAGCAGAGTCCTTGCATCGCTGAGGAGATGGGCCGAAGGCAGCTGGAGCGGATTCGAAAGGAGCAGCAAGCAGCCAGACTGCGGCTCACCACGATGGAGAAGCGCTTCCATGAGCTGGAGGGCATCATTGCGAATGccaagctgcagcaggtccagcaccATGAGGAGGTAGGAGACGCTCAGAGACTCGCATCGCTCCTTTTACGGCGTCGACTAACGCTGCGTCTCCTCAGGTGACAGAGGGTGACGGCGATGACACAGACCTTCAGATcttttgtgtttcctgcagtcATCCCGTCAACCCCAAGGTTGCGCTGAGGCACATGGAGAGATGTTATGCGAAGGTCAGTGTACAGCAGTTAGAGCCCCAAGACATGCTGGACGTCCAGACCAGTATTACCCAGCATGCGCTGGCAAGATGAACATCGCTGGAACTGAATCTGTCCCATTTTGATCCAACAGTACGAGAGTCAGACATCTTTCGGTTCCATGTACCCAACA from Betta splendens chromosome 7, fBetSpl5.4, whole genome shotgun sequence encodes:
- the cxxc1a gene encoding CXXC-type zinc finger protein 1a isoform X3 encodes the protein MNFQSEEVTAEERHPEEEEEEEEKIRGADEEDEAGGGRTKEAMKTPGAPVYCICRKPDINCFMIGCDSCTEWFHGDCIGVSERAAKSIRVWYCPSCRDQDLSLEIKYRPKKTKKREDKHSEPERDDKFDDKDGNSIPQPRMDRRRGCQIKRSARMCGECHACLRTEDCAQCDFCKDMKKFGGPNKIRQKCRLRQCEVRARKMLRVQEEEMSRSRGWGPSRKGAGHQTEDDEEEEEEEEEEEQEGFSESELELYEQYKAAGYRDLVWHSEEDDTQSDSLRKKAVKVKHVKRQEKKTEKKKSVSAPKEEAKPRRHKAKQRHRERVRHSVRAESVGVKDVSGTLRQCLGPGCVEPARTNSKYCSEDCGMKLAANRIYEILPQRIQQWQQSPCIAEEMGRRQLERIRKEQQAARLRLTTMEKRFHELEGIIANAKLQQVQHHEESSRQPQGCAEAHGEMLCEGQCTAVRAPRHAGRPDQYYPACAGKMNIAGTESVPF
- the cxxc1a gene encoding CXXC-type zinc finger protein 1a isoform X2, giving the protein MNFQSEEVTAEERHPEEEEEEEEKIRGADEEDEAGGGRTKEAMKTPGAPVYCICRKPDINCFMIGCDSCTEWFHGDCIGVSERAAKSIRVWYCPSCRDQDLSLEIKYRPKKTKKREDKHSEPERDDKFDDKDGNSIPQPRMDRRRGCQIKRSARMCGECHACLRTEDCAQCDFCKDMKKFGGPNKIRQKCRLRQCEVRARKMLRVQEEEMSRSRGWGPSRKGAGHQTEDDEEEEEEEEEEEQEGFSESELELYEQYKAAGYRDLVWHSEEDDTQSDSLRKKAVKVKHVKRQEKKTEKKKSVSAPKEEAKPRRHKAKQRHRERVRHSVRAESVGVKDVSGTLRQCLGPGCVEPARTNSKYCSEDCGMKLAANRIYEILPQRIQQWQQSPCIAEEMGRRQLERIRKEQQAARLRLTTMEKRFHELEGIIANAKLQQVQHHEEVTEGDGDDTDLQIFCVSCSHPVNPKVALRHMERCYAKYESQTSFGSMYPTRIEG
- the cxxc1a gene encoding CXXC-type zinc finger protein 1a isoform X1, coding for MNFQSEEVTAEERHPEEEEEEEEKIRGADEEDEAGGGRTKEAMKTPGAPVYCICRKPDINCFMIGCDSCTEWFHGDCIGVSERAAKSIRVWYCPSCRDQDLSLEIKYRPKKTKKREDKHSEPERDDKFDDKDGNSIPQPRMDRRRGCQIKRSARMCGECHACLRTEDCAQCDFCKDMKKFGGPNKIRQKCRLRQCEVRARKMLRVQEEEMSRSRGWGPSRKGAGHQTEDDEEEEEEEEEEEQEGFSESELELYEQYKAAGYRDLVWHSEEDDTQSDSLRKKAVKVKHVKRQEKKTEKKKSVSAPKEEAKPRRHKAKQRHRERVRHSVRAESVGVKDVSGTLRQCLGPGCVEPARTNSKYCSEDCGMKLAANRIYEILPQRIQQWQQSPCIAEEMGRRQLERIRKEQQAARLRLTTMEKRFHELEGIIANAKLQQVQHHEEVTEGDGDDTDLQIFCVSCSHPVNPKVALRHMERCYAKVSVQQLEPQDMLDVQTSITQHALAR
- the cxxc1a gene encoding CXXC-type zinc finger protein 1a isoform X4, whose product is MNFQSEEVTAEERHPEEEEEEEEKIRGADEEDEAGGGRTKEAMKTPGAPVYCICRKPDINCFMIGCDSCTEWFHGDCIGVSERAAKSIRVWYCPSCRDQDLSLEIKYRPKKTKKREDKHSEPERDDKFDDKDGNSIPQPRMDRRRGCQIKRSARMCGECHACLRTEDCAQCDFCKDMKKFGGPNKIRQKCRLRQCEVRARKMLRVQEEEMSRSRGWGPSRKGAGHQTEDDEEEEEEEEEEEQEGFSESELELYEQYKAAGYRDLVWHSEEDDTQSDSLRKKAVKVKHVKRQEKKTEKKKSVSAPKEEAKPRRHKAKQRHRERVRHSVRAESVGVKDVSGTLRQCLGPGCVEPARTNSKYCSEDCGMKLAANRIYEILPQRIQQWQQSPCIAEEMGRRQLERIRKEQQAARLRLTTMEKRFHELEGIIANAKLQQVQHHEESSRQPQGCAEAHGEMLCEVRESDIFRFHVPNTYRGSHQAVL